The genomic window ACCTCCACGGTGACCAGCATATTCAGCCAGGCCTGACCGACGGTCACCTGGGAGAGTCCGGACTTCTTCAGCTGCCCCTTCATGTCCTTCTTGGACGCATTCTTGGCGGCCTCCGCGGTCTGCTTCAGCTTCTGGAAATCGGCGGGCAGTGGCGGTGATAGCTCCACCTTGGCATACTTCCAGAATTCATCGAGCTGCGGACGTGCTGCCACAATCATTTCTGCGTAATACCATATTGTGATTAAAAGTTGGCCAAACTAGTGGAGCACATCTTACTGTTGACTAGGGTCTTTGCCTTGGCCACCAATTGACTCATCTTGCTGATAGAAATATAAAAgaggaaatgcaaatttctgaAAATTTCACAATTTCACGTTGAAATCTACTCGTACAAAGTTATCAAACTGAGAGCTGTCAAAAATGAGTTGACTTTCCAGGGCTGCTAAGTCATGCGATTTAGGATATGTCAAAGGGCTACCACACACGTTTCGATTTAAGTCCTTGCCAAAAAGATTACTAAACAAAATCTAATggaaattttgattttttttttaagtttaactACACTTTAGCtatttcattttgcatgcAGATCCAGTGCCAGGTAAATGTGTttggaaaatttgcataattgccGCCCGGCTGAAAACAACCTGCGCCAATTATGCGATTCGCGGGCGATAAACTGACCGATCATTACCAAACCGACAAGATGGTTATTACTAGAGCGCCCCGCCCACTTGCCAAAGCGAAACAATGGtataatataaaatagaaaatagagaACAGAGAACAGACGGAGCACGCCCTAAAAAATTGGCCTGCATTGTGTCCGCTGATCATCGAAATGAAAATCTCAAAATGTGCAATAAAACGCTGGGTCTTTCGTCATCAGTTCAATGGAATTGGTTGGCCATAATGCATGTTTTAGGCCAGCTGCTTTGCTAATGAAGCTCTAATGGAGACTCGAGGTGAAGGGCCCGTTcttcaaatgaaaattgatcttgtttttattttttcgcataCTTGATCTAATTGCGCCAGTTAGACGAGTATGACATTCCAGCAAGACCCGTTGCGGGCCCTATGCATAATCATATTGGGTGTGATTAATggattgcatttatttttcgcCGCAGCTGTCCTCTAAATGCTTTCAGTCTCACATTTGGCCAGTTTGACACTCTGACCCAGTCAACAAACGTGGCCAGGTTTTTGATCTGCATGCCCATGACGATTTCAAGTTGAGAGGCTGCAATGCGCCGGGGGTTTAAGCCAAGTGCCCCCAAACATGGAAATGTAGTCCAGCAATtcgttttgcctttttgcatttttattgtttgccaaTGCTGACAGCCTTTGATTATATTTATTCTTGGGCGTTGCCCCGCCACAATACGAGAATTGCCTTCCTATTTTTGGCGGAGCAGCGGgcagcgaaaacgaaaacaaggCAAAACTGCACAGGctaattgtttatttaaagcaCTGCGAAAAATTCCAGTGCTCTGGAATTCGCGACTGAAAGTCACGGCCTTGCTGACGTCACGCTGATTTAAAATAGTCTTACGAAAGGAAAGGATTTATACGATTTTTAGATTTGCACATAAActcatttgaatattttaaaaagttggTGAAATTTATTGGGCATACAAATGCTTTCAAAAAGTGGACAAACTAAGTAtagtatttataaatttttttacgATAAGGAAACTATTTGCTGTCCATAAATCGATTTTAATATAGGTTACCAACATTTAATTGGTACATTCGGGGGTGTGTTTTTTTAAGGGTTTCAATACTGATTGTTCAGGGAAATAAAACTGCAAACCATTCTAGAATGATTTTACGGCTGACTaactttttggcatttaaagCTCAATTAATATTGTGCATTGATTAAGTCATTGCAGAGGCTAGATTCTAAGTCTGCCTTGGGGCAAAGCAATTGTTATTGCAGTGTAGGCACGCGACTTTTTTgtactttactttattttactGTACAGAAATTCCGTGCCCCATGCTGCAAGCCAAAGACACCAATACCAGCGAATTATATAATTGCAACAAAGAATTCTGAAAGCTAATGCAGCAGAAACTTTGGTCTGTGCCATTGCAAATTGAATGCTTTGGGCCACATGCTTATGACTTTTTAAATGTGTTTGTGCTTtatcaatataatttgtttggtGTTTGTGGCAATTTTCAAGCCGCTGATGGAGCCAGCCGATTGTGTTGGCTCAATATCTacgtttatgtttatgtttatgtgtgtttgtgtttcaCCCTCGGCTGTAAATTCTTGGTAACACAGTCAAGCCTCCTGCAATGCATTTGGCCTAAGCTCTACAGATAAGAGAATttgaatttacattttaaatggaattaatttctttagttGACTGGctaaactataaataaataaattataataaatacaaatgtattttatttgtaattattttatttgtaaaaatgtttaaacatTCAATAATATAACTATAGGAGTCAAGTTTATAAccatttgaattttgttttacaaggataatatattttaaatgctcaGTTTTCATTAGGGACTTAACAGTTATGGctaatattgtttttttttaatgtttcaagTTGTGCAGGCTAGACTGTGGTAATTTGCGCAATCATTGACGCCCGCCGCCCCCTTTTCGTTGGTGAGAGGGGCGTGGCTTAGGGGGTGGTGGTCAGCTGAGTGAGGGAAGGGGGCGCAGGGGTTGGGGGAACGGGAAGCAGCACCCAAGGCAGAGATCTTCGAGCAGCTGGGCAGTGAAAGGCCAAAACCCGGAGCGGATCTACCACAgtggctatggctatgggtatgggtatgggtatgggtacTCCAATTCTGCCCGAGACTTGGGCTTGGGCGTCGACGTCTCTAGAGCAGAGTCTCTCGCGCCATTCGCCTCTCTGGCGCattttgatatatattttttttcatgaCTTGGGGGGCAGGTTTCGGTTTTGGATTTGGAAAAGCGAAGCAAAGTCCGCGCCGCGTTTTTCGTATATAAGTTGCCACAATTTGGTAGTCGAAATCAGAATCAACTCGTTCGCTGAGTATTCAACAAGCACTTCTCCTTCAACAACCCAACTTCAACACCCaccccaaaacaaacaacatgAAGGTGAGGACATCGCCAGGAGTGTTCTAAAATCGTTTTagaattttcaaaaactttcaaGAGTTTTTAAAAGAACAATCCTTGGAATCTTGCAACTAATTGCGATTTTTAAATCGTTTTCCAGTTCGCCGTTGCCGTAGTCATGTTCGTGTGCGCCCTGGCTGGAGCTCATGCCTCGTGGGCCCAGATCGCTCCCGGTGTCTCCTATGTAAGCCCCGTGGCCCATGGAGCTGGTCTGTGGAATGGAGCCTGGAATGGTGCCTGGAACGGTGCCTGGAACGGCGCCTGGAACGGTGCTCCCTGGGGTGCCCCTGCCGCCGTTGCCGTCCATGCCAGCGCTGCTCCCTGGGGTCTGACCGGTGCCGGCTGGCACGGCGCTGCCGTTCCCGGAATCAACCTGGCTCAGGGACCTGGTCTCGCCGCCGGCCATGGCCATGAGGGCGTCTATGTGGCCAAGACCCGTGGTGCCATCCACACCGCTCCTCTCGCTGGACACATCAACTCCGCCACCTCTGTGAACGTGGCCCCTGCCCCCGGAACTCTGTAAGTCGGGAGTGATGGAGTAAATACCATACCCAAACCGATGCCAAACGGAGCGGATGGATGGCAGTATAACTGATCTCCAACTGCTTCAGCGACTTTCCACGACTACTCCAACCGGATGAATACCCATCTCTCTCTGTACACTTATTGTTAAGCACACCGCTCTTAGTCTCCCCGCCCCCACCTTTACCCTGATACGAACACGATCCTGATCTTGGGTCCATGTCCATATCCTCTGGACATTTCCCAACGCACTCAGCAATATATAAGTCCAACAGCAAttacaacaactacaacaaaccaacaaacgACAGcatgttaattttatttcttgaGAACTCTTCAAATACTTCCCATCTGCTTTCCTCTCTTTCACTACTCTACTCTACAATACAACTATCTCTGTACACTTCTATATCTATCACTATCTGGCATATCGCCCTAGATATGTCCTGTCAACCTGTAAATATCCCATTGTATTCTAGTAATCTGCAACAATGTAAAGATTGACGAAAgcgttataaataaaagcaatcaGCGTTTTTTATACGAACTAAATATTGTGTTTTTGCAAATATGGGGTAAAACAATGTgggcatttttaaaaatgttaagaCATTTTGCTGAAGCAAAAGTTTAAGGTTCGgaataatgtaaatattttattcttaatgtataattatttttaaaaacataacTTTAGGCGTAAGCTAGAATTAGGaataattttcaattcaaatataaatagtgAATAAGCttttttcaaaacatttttaaagacTTCTCTGAACCGAAAGTTTAAAGTTCAGActaatgtaaatattttattcttgatgtacgttttttttaaaaagacaaaatatcAGACTAggaattcaatttaaacatAATTCGTAAAATAGTGTTATCATTGCGAGAATTTGGTTCTATTATTTAGACTCATTCTGTTGTTAAGCAACATCAAACAATGCCATATTTGAATGACGGCTTAGCCATAATTAAATACAACTAAAAGATAAACTACATATTAGTTAATTATAACCTtggcgcttttgtttgcacCTGCTCGGCCTTGAAAAACCGACAAATTGTTCAATTGATTTCATATCTGCTAAGAATGTCTAGATCAAATGTGTCTTTGTCTTTAAGTGTCTATTATTATAGTGACAGTCCTAATTTGCTTGGCAATGCTATTGGCCACAGCTGAACGGTAGTCAAGCTGGGGGCCAATGGTCATTATCAAGTTAATTGGAACAGAGCCAGCTCATATGCACGTATTGGGCCACAGGGCGTATGCTTAATTATGCAAACGCTTAGCGCTAATTACAGATCGCACAGAGACCAAGTTTCGGTTTCAGTCAGCACCTGGGCTTCTGGTACAGCAAAATAATTGGCACCCATAGTAAATTATAGCAGCCGCTAATTACAGATTATCATCGCAGCGCAAGAATTCAACTTGAACCTTTTTTTCGGTGTCTGCCAAGAGATTTTGCCAAGACTGAATCGATCTCACCCACATTGGCAACGAAACGAGTTTTCCCCCTCTGGCAGTAATTGAATTGTCTTTGCTGGGATAAATTTGCTAAATTTGCACTAAAGTCTGACTTAATTGCGGCACCTAATGGGTTTGCGATATGTTTATGTGGGCTGTTCCAGGCGGCAGACACCCACGCTCCAGACCCATTTCAGAAAATTGAATGTTGCGCAATGTCGATTCCATTAGGTAATCGAAGGTGGAAATAATAAGGGCAATAGCCTCGAAAAGCGGATAAGCCTGGAATGCCTAACAGCTGTGCTTATTGCAACTTTTGGTTAATTTTAGATCAACACAATTACAAGCACACACAAAGTTTTCATCATCATGAAACGAAATGCGTTAAAAGTGCAGCGCATAAACACACAGAGTTAACTATTGTccctttaatttaaaatagttatatttttcaattgaTTATAATTGAACTTAAATTGTTCAGCttaaacgtttttttttttaatataattaacgCAGGTTAAGGTTTTTGTTCTGTGTAAATGGactaatatatttaaacatttttaatatcccataattatatttcaatatcAGTCGATGAAGTGGGCTGTTCCTCGCATATCATTAACCCTTTAGACACATAAATCAGATATTAGTCGACCTTATACAGGATACGAATCGCTCCATAATTGGAATCGTGTTATAAATCATACTGAAATGCTAATCGCGCACAAACAACAATTAAGTAATTAAAGTGGCGGTGTGATGGAGTGAAAATCAACTTACCGGAACTGCAGCTTAAAAGTGGGTTGGGCCACTCACTTCGACAGTGGGACCCACACATGGCCACGGAGATGGAAACACACTCACCGAGAATGCATTTTTCTGTGGCGGTGCAAGTTTGAGTGGTGCGAATAAGGTGGTTCACCATCGAGTTAGATCATTTTAAGAACTACAGCTTAAATGTACAAATTTAGCAAACTTATTGTTTCTTTCTCattgtttttgattttccttaacaaattttcttttgtacATTTACGTGTCTCGATTATTACAATAAGCTAATAACAAAGTAGGTGTAGAACTAGTTCTTAAACAAAACCGCTTTGAAGGCGTTCAACCTAGCCGTTTGATCCGATCCGATacgatccaatccgatccgtTCAGATCCGAGGCATGTCATTAGAGCTGA from Drosophila yakuba strain Tai18E2 chromosome 2L, Prin_Dyak_Tai18E2_2.1, whole genome shotgun sequence includes these protein-coding regions:
- the LOC6526914 gene encoding ATP synthase subunit g, mitochondrial, which gives rise to MSQLVAKAKTLVNKMIVAARPQLDEFWKYAKVELSPPLPADFQKLKQTAEAAKNASKKDMKGQLKKSGLSQVTVGQAWLNMLVTVEVITWFYMGEVIGRRQLVGYKV
- the LOC6526915 gene encoding adult cuticle protein 1, with protein sequence MKFAVAVVMFVCALAGAHASWAQIAPGVSYVSPVAHGAGLWNGAWNGAWNGAWNGAWNGAPWGAPAAVAVHASAAPWGLTGAGWHGAAVPGINLAQGPGLAAGHGHEGVYVAKTRGAIHTAPLAGHINSATSVNVAPAPGTL